In Crassostrea angulata isolate pt1a10 chromosome 4, ASM2561291v2, whole genome shotgun sequence, one genomic interval encodes:
- the LOC128179720 gene encoding spermine oxidase-like: protein MGEKVIDGIEKIDLNGKDKPKIIIIGAGISGIATADTLIRAGFTDFKILEASGRTGGRIWTVEIDEGKKVDLGAHWIHGIERNPIYKIADDNNLLKLRHGDKGLRHRNCFLTEEGKEVNEKVVNSVNLAYGQLIIQAEDFYQSSIPTEEENDSVGAFLEREFSERLEKYTNGDRHIREMVFNQRKLLECCISGCDRLEDVSLSEFGGYEELPGVHYSIPPGFEAVLEILKSSIPKDNILLNHPVRCVHWSRKNCNESDYKVMVECENGEMFYANHVIVTVSLGVLKAAYDRMFDPPLPEEKVGAIDRLGFGIVDKVILKFDKPVTEQDVFRIELLWDDDNIKCNDLRHTWYRKIYSFEVLHESVLVGWLSGKEALYMESLTEDQIAEDLVEVLKKFLQKDHIPSPSKIVRTRWGNNSSTRGSYSFIKVGASMTDIDLLAEPLTDSETEKPQVMFGGEATHECHYSTTHGALLSGMREANRIIKLYSD from the exons ATGGGCGAAAAAGTGATAGATGGTATAGAAAAAATAGACTTAAATGGTAAAGATAAACCCAAAATTATCATTATTGGTGCTGGGATATCGGGTATAGCGACAGCCGATACTCTGATCAGGGCAGGATTCACAGATTTCAAGATCTTGGAGGCCTCGGGGCGAACGGGAGGACGAATATGGACGGTTGAAATCG ATGAAGGGAAGAAAGTGGACCTGGGAGCCCACTGGATCCATGGCATCGAGAGAAATCCCATCTACAAAATAGCCGATGATAACAACCTGCTAAAGCTCCGCCACGGTGACAAAGGTCTGCGACATCGCAACTGTTTCCTAACCGAGGAGGGTAAGGAGGTCAATGAAAAGGTGGTAAACTCTGTGAATCTGGCTTACGGACAGCTGATCATCCAGGCGGAAGATTTCTACCAGAGCAGCATCCCGACTGAGGAGGAAAATGACAGTGTGGGGGCCTTTCTGGAGCGGGAGTTCTCGGAGAGACTAGAGAAGTACACCAACGGCGACCGTCATATACGAGAGATGGTTTTTAATCAAAGGAAGTTGCTGGAGTGTTGTATATCAGGATGTGATAGACTGGAAGATGTCTCGCTCAGCGAGTTTGGTGGTTACGAAGAGCTACCAGGAGTGCACTACTCTATACCACCTGGTTTTGAGGCAGTACTAGAAATCCTTAAAAGTTCAATTCCCAAAGACAACATTTTGCTCAATCACCCAGTGAGGTGTGTCCACTGGAGCCGGAAAAACTGTAACGAAAGCGACTACAAAGTGATGGTGGAGTGTGAGAATGGTGAAATGTTCTATGCAAATCATGTGATTGTGACAGTGTCTCTGGGCGTGTTGAAGGCTGCCTACGACCGCATGTTTGACCCTCCCTTACCCGAAGAGAAAGTGGGGGCAATAGATCGCCTAGGCTTCGGAATCGTAGACAAAGTGATCCTAAAGTTTGACAAACCCGTGACGGAACAGGATGTTTTTCGCATTGAATTGCTGTGGGACGATGACAACATTAAGTGCAATGATTTGAGACATACATGGTACCGCAAAATTTACTCCTTTGAAGTTTTACACGAGTCAGTTCTAGTGG GCTGGCTGAGTGGGAAGGAAGCTCTATACATGGAATCTCTGACTGAGGACCAGATAGCTGAGGACCTGGTGGAAGTCCTAAAAAAATTCCTCCAAAAGGATCACATTCCCTCGCCCTCAAAAATTGTCAG GACAAGATGGGGCAACAACAGCTCGACCCGCGGGTCCTACAGCTTCATCAAGGTTGGGGCCAGTATGACCGACATTGACCTCCTGGCTGAGCCACTCACAGACTCAGAGACAGAGAAG CCACAAGTGATGTTTGGAGGGGAGGCTACTCATGAATGCCACTACTCCACCACACACGGAGCCCTGCTGTCTGGAATGAGGGAGGCCAACCGAATCATCAAACTGTACTCAGACTAA